The following proteins are co-located in the Syngnathus scovelli strain Florida chromosome 5, RoL_Ssco_1.2, whole genome shotgun sequence genome:
- the myom2a gene encoding myomesin-2 isoform X1, whose translation MASTVIPWYKRKRHSQVKSDLAYQYSTKRIVVSQQSKKSSSKSASQVQAAATEAMAEQAYTIPVFRQRTSEETGETEEYLRVSKKVEKGLAAIQEELHRMRISTKAQVDSLAIEKEVKEKMYRRVDLLEEIPRMPDFIVALRPHTVWEKMSVKLFCTVLGTPMPVVKWYKGGVPVDPLSTPGKYKIDSKYGVHSLIISRCAVSDSADYSAVATNPHGTATSAATVAVRSASGGGWASQIGLIPHLSGSHFSKLEVSLVHCFPVTFGTEGESASLLCTLVVVPDLPNLPPFVEWYRDEKLLEPGPLVDMSVVGSVARLVLPQLAKDDEGLYTIRVYTKDGTSEHCAYLFVSDAAVPVAGAPGAPMSVKAYDINSDYILVAWKPPNTVNEAAIVGYFVDRCEVGSDSWVQCNDAPVKVCKYPVHGLKEGHSYRFRVRAVNSAGISRASRPSDRVTALDAAESAKLEGSAEGVASAPGQPVATRNTKSSVFVQWEAPKHGQQGLMGYYIDARAVGSKDWFACNHKPFKLNRFVVHGLTPGETYVFRVQAVNVFGLSEESQESGPIAVEPALATPSAPYGISLLNCDGSSMTVSWSSPKSCGGSKISAYYVDRRDVETLVWKEVNVGPIVDRVCTVDNLTEGTFYEFKVQAANVAGVGVPSAPGLPMKCEAWTMEQPGPAYDLTFSEVRSHSLVLVWKAPVYTGASAVSGYFVDMAKKGSCDFVALNENAISQRYMQVSGLEEGEWYVFRVRTVNAHGIGRASLVTEAVCARPPPGTKEIVAGVDEETGDIFLSLEASDISQTSAFVWSKNYKPIGECPRVNVTTKGRTSRLSFLNPDKDDLGRYSVLVTDTDGVSASHTLTEDALNAMLELSHAIRNPIVPLKHGLNYEVLEKGHVRFWVQAVQLTPAVTYRFVVNDKEVTSGKEGHKISHDASTGVIQMIVDNFTRESEGTYTVQIHDGKAKTQSSLVLVGDVFLAALKEAEFQRREYVRKQGAHFSESLGFAVTEDCTVMLACKVANVKKETTFQWYKEDTEMVPETPPNVMSGACAIPIPLFSRKDQGVYKAVIGDQRGKDTSTYDISGQVFDDIINALARIAGESASELVLQCTPEGIRLQCYMNYYTEEMKTVWKHKESKIASSEKMRIGGTAEMAWMQICDPSDKEKGLYTIEISDGVKTHARTFDLSGQAYTDAYEEYLRLKAAAFAEKNRGRVLGGLPDVVTIMEDKSLSLTCTVWGEPTPEVTWFKNEQEVVSNEHTKITFDGGKFSSIVINQVTPEDSGKYSINVRNKYGGEFVEITVSVYRHGEQIPESKLGQPKMAKPAVIPASTTPTPAPSKSQTPAMSMKSPTPASTPKSPTPAPKSPTPAPKSPTPAPKSPTPAPKSPTPGLKSPTPAPKSPTPAPKSPTPAPKSPTPAPKSPGVKSPTPLAKSPTPAPSPKSPTPSVKSPTPSRFMKSPTPPRK comes from the exons ATGGCGTCCACAGTCATTCCCTGGTACAAGCGCAAGCGCCACAGCCAAGTGAAAAGCGATCTGGCTTATCAGTACAGCACCAAGCGCATCGTGGTCTCTCAGCAAAG CAAGAAGTCAAGTTCCAAGTCGGCGAGCCAGGTGCAGGCCGCGGCCACGGAGGCGATGGCGGAACAAGCGTACACCATCCCGGTGTTCCGGCAGAG GACCAGCGAGGAGACAGGAGAGACGGAGGAGTACCTGCGAGTCAGCAAAAAAGTGGAAAAGGGCTTGGCTGCCATCCAGGAGGAACTCCACAGAATGAGGATCTCCACCAAGGCTCAAGTGGATAGTCTGGCCATCGAGAAAGAG GTGAAAGAGAAGATGTACAGGAGAGTGGATTTGCTGGAGGAAATCCCCCGCATGCCCGATTTCATCGTGGCTTTGCGCCCTCACACCGTGTGGGAGAAGATGTCCGTCAAACTCTTCTGCACCGTGCTGGGAACCCCCATGCCCGTCGTTAAATG GTACAAAGGAGGCGTCCCGGTGGACCCTCTGAGTACTCCCGGAAAGTACAAGATTGACAGCAAGTATGGAGTCCACAGTTTGATCATTAGCAG GTGTGCAGTGAGCGACTCTGCGGATTACAGCGCCGTGGCCACCAACCCCCACGGCACCGCCACCAGCGCGGCCACCGTCGCCGTCAGGA gcgcAAGTGGAGGCGGATGGGCCAGCCAGATCGGTCTAA TCCCCCATCTGAGCGGAAGCCACTTCAGCAAACTGGAGGTGAGCCTGGTGCATTGTTTCCCGGTCACCTTCGGCACGGAGGGCGAGTCGGCCagtctgctgtgcaccctggtgGTGGTCCCCGACCTCCCCAACCTGCCCCCCTTCGTCGAGTGGTACCGAGACG AAAAACTTTTGGAACCCGGCCCCCTGGTGGACATGTCGGTGGTCGGCAGCGTGGCCCGCCTGGTTCTGCCCCAACTGGCTAAGGACGACGAGGGCCTGTACACCATCCGCGTCTACACCAAAGACGGCACCTCCGAGCACTGCGCCTACCTCTTTGTGTCAG ACGCCGCCGTGCCGGTGGCCGGCGCCCCCGGAGCCCCCATGAGCGTCAAGGCTTACGACATCAACTCGGACTACATCCTGGTCGCCTGGAAACCGCCCAACACCGTCAACGAGGCGGCCATCGTCGGCTACTTTGTGGACAG GTGTGAGGTGGGCAGCGACTCTTGGGTGCAATGCAACGACGCCCCGGTGAAGGTGTGTAAGTACCCAGTCCACGGGCTGAAGGAGGGCCACTCGTACCGCTTCCGGGTGCGCGCCGTGAACAGCGCCGGCATCAGCAGGGCCTCCCGACCCTCCGACAGAGTCACGGCCCTGGACGCCGCCGAGAGCGCCAAGCTGGAAGGTAGCGCCGAAG GCGTGGCGTCCGCTCCCGGCCAACCGGTCGCCACCCGGAACACCAAGTCGTCCGTTTTCGTCCAATGGGAAGCGCCCAAGCACGGACAGCAAGGCCTGATGGGATACTACATCGACGCTCGTGCGGTGGGCAGCAAGGACTGGTTTGCCTGCAACCACAAACCCTTCAAACTCAACAG GTTTGTGGTGCACGGCCTAACGCCAGGGGAGACCTACGTCTTCCGGGTGCAAGCCGTCAATGTCTTCGGACTAAGCGAAGAGTCCCAGGAATCGGGACCCATCGCAGTGGAGCCGGCGCTGG CCACCCCCAGCGCCCCTTACGGCATCAGCCTGCTGAACTGCGACGGCTCCTCCATGACGGTGTCCTGGAGCAGCCCCAAGAGCTGCGGCGGCTCCAAGATCAGCGCCTACTACGTGGACCGGCGGGATGTCGAAACTCTGGTCTGGAAGGAGGTCAACGTGGGTCCCATCGTGGACCGAGTGTGCACG GTGGATAACCTGACGGAGGGAACCTTCTACGAGTTCAAAGTTCAAGCGGCCAACGTGGCAGGCGTGGGCGTGCCTTCGGCCCCCGGTCTCCCGATGAAGTGTGAAGCTTGGACCATGGAGCAGCCAG GTCCAGCGTATGACCTGACCTTCAGCGAGGTCCGTAGTCATTCCCTGGTCCTGGTTTGGAAAGCTCCGGTCTACACAGGGGCAAGCGCCGTCTCCGGGTACTTTGTGGACATGGCCAAGAAGGGCTCGTGCGATTTTGTCGCCCTGAATGAGAACGCTATCAGCCAGCGCTACATGCAG GTAAGCGGTCTGGAGGAGGGCGAGTGGTACGTGTTCCGGGTTCGCACCGTCAACGCTCACGGCATCGGGAGAGCTTCCTTGGTGACCGAGGCCGTCTGCGCCAGACCTCCCCCAG GCACCAAGGAGATCGTGGCCGGCGTGGATGAGGAAACGGGTGACATCTTCCTGTCTCTGGAGGCCAGCGACATCAGCCAGACCTCCGCCTTCGTGTGGTCCAAGAACTACAAGCCCATCGGGGAATGCCCTCGCGTCAACGTCACCACCAAAGGACGCAC TTCCCGACTGAGTTTCCTGAACCCCGACAAAGATGACCTGGGACGTTACTCCGTGCTGGTCACCGACACCGACGGCGTTTCCGCCAGCCACACTCTCACCGAGGATG CACTCAACGCCATGCTGGAGCTGAGCCATGCTATCAGAAATCCCA TCGTCCCGCTCAAGCACGGCCTGAACTACGAGGTCCTGGAAAAAGGCCACGTGCGCTTCTGGGTCCAGGCCGTCCAGCTCACGCCCGCCGTGACCTACAGGTTCGTCGTCAACGACAAGGAGGTGACCAGCGGCAAAGAG GGCCATAAGATAAGCCACGACGCGTCCACGGGCGTCATCCAGATGATCGTAGACAATTTCACCCGAGAGAGCGAGGGCACTTACACGGTCCAGATCCACGACGGCAAGGCCAAGACGCAGAGTTCCCTGGTCCTGGTCGGAGATG TCTTCCTGGCTGCTCTGAAGGAAGCCGAGTTCCAGAGGCGAGAATACGTCAGGAAGCAAG GTGCGCATTTCTCCGAGTCTCTGGGTTTCGCCGTGACGGAGGACTGCACAGTGATGCTGGCCTGCAAG GTGGCCAACGTGAAAAAGGAGACCACCTTCCAGTGGTACAAAGAAGACACGGAGATGGTTCCGGAAACCCCCCCCAACGTCATGTCGGGAGCCTGCGCTATCCCCATCCCGCTG TTTTCCAGGAAGGATCAAGGTGTCTACAAGGCTGTGATTGGAGACCAGCGTGGAAAGGACACGTCCACCTATGACATTTCCGGACAAG tctttgatgacatcatcaacgcCCTCGCTAGGATCGCCG GCGAATCGGCCTCCGAGCTGGTGCTTCAGTGTACTCCGGAGGGTATTCGTCTGCAATGCTACATGAACTACTACACGGAAGAGATGAAGACCGTGTGGAAACACAA GGAGAGCAAGATCGCCTCCTCGGAGAAGATGAGAATCGGCGGCACGGCCGAGATGGCCTGGATGCAGATCTGCGACCCGTCCGACAAGGAGAAGGGGCTGTACACCATCGAGATCTCCGACGGTGTCAAGACCCACGCCAGGACCTTTGACCTGTCCGGACAAG CGTACACCGACGCCTACGAGGAGTACCTGAGACTAAA GGCTGCTGCTTTTGCGGAGAAAA ATCGCGGCCGTGTGCTGGGCGGCCTGCCCGACGTGGTCACTATCATGGAGGATAAG TCCCTGAGCCTGACTTGCACCGTGTGGGGCGAGCCCACCCCTGAGGTGACCTGGTTCAAGAATGAACAGGAGGTGGTCTCCAACGAGCACACCAAGATCACTTTCGACGGCGGAAAGTTCTCCAGTATAGTCATCAACCAGGTGACGCCCGAAGACTCGGGCAAGTATAGCATCAACGTGCGCAACAAGTACGGCGGCGAGTTTGTGGAAATCACCGTCAGCGTGTACCGGCACGGAGAGCAGATCCCAGAGTCGAAGCTGGGCCAACCCAAGATGGCCAAGCCCGCCGTCATCCCGGCCTCCACGACGCCCACCCCCGCCCCGTCTAAATCCCAGACCCCAGCCATGTCCATGAAGAGCCCCACCCCTGCCTCCACCCCCAAATCCCCGACCCCGGCCCCCAAATCCCCAACCCCGGCTCCCAAATCCCCAACCCCAGCTCCCAAGTCTCCCACTCCAGCCCCCAAATCCCCAACCCCAGGCCTAAAATCTCCTACTCCAGCTCCCAAATCTCCCACCCCAGCCCCAAAGTCTCCCACCCCAGCTCCAAAGTCTCCCACTCCGGCCCCCAAATCTCCAGGCGTTAAGTCTCCAACACCATTAGCAAAGTCCCCCACCCCTGCCCCTAGTCCTAAATCCCCGACCCCCAGTGTCAAATCGCCCACTCCATCAAGATTCATGAAGTCTCCGACCCCACCCAGGAAGTAG
- the myom2a gene encoding myomesin-2 isoform X2, with product MAEQAYTIPVFRQRTSEETGETEEYLRVSKKVEKGLAAIQEELHRMRISTKAQVDSLAIEKEVKEKMYRRVDLLEEIPRMPDFIVALRPHTVWEKMSVKLFCTVLGTPMPVVKWYKGGVPVDPLSTPGKYKIDSKYGVHSLIISRCAVSDSADYSAVATNPHGTATSAATVAVRSASGGGWASQIGLIPHLSGSHFSKLEVSLVHCFPVTFGTEGESASLLCTLVVVPDLPNLPPFVEWYRDEKLLEPGPLVDMSVVGSVARLVLPQLAKDDEGLYTIRVYTKDGTSEHCAYLFVSDAAVPVAGAPGAPMSVKAYDINSDYILVAWKPPNTVNEAAIVGYFVDRCEVGSDSWVQCNDAPVKVCKYPVHGLKEGHSYRFRVRAVNSAGISRASRPSDRVTALDAAESAKLEGSAEGVASAPGQPVATRNTKSSVFVQWEAPKHGQQGLMGYYIDARAVGSKDWFACNHKPFKLNRFVVHGLTPGETYVFRVQAVNVFGLSEESQESGPIAVEPALATPSAPYGISLLNCDGSSMTVSWSSPKSCGGSKISAYYVDRRDVETLVWKEVNVGPIVDRVCTVDNLTEGTFYEFKVQAANVAGVGVPSAPGLPMKCEAWTMEQPGPAYDLTFSEVRSHSLVLVWKAPVYTGASAVSGYFVDMAKKGSCDFVALNENAISQRYMQVSGLEEGEWYVFRVRTVNAHGIGRASLVTEAVCARPPPGTKEIVAGVDEETGDIFLSLEASDISQTSAFVWSKNYKPIGECPRVNVTTKGRTSRLSFLNPDKDDLGRYSVLVTDTDGVSASHTLTEDALNAMLELSHAIRNPIVPLKHGLNYEVLEKGHVRFWVQAVQLTPAVTYRFVVNDKEVTSGKEGHKISHDASTGVIQMIVDNFTRESEGTYTVQIHDGKAKTQSSLVLVGDVFLAALKEAEFQRREYVRKQGAHFSESLGFAVTEDCTVMLACKVANVKKETTFQWYKEDTEMVPETPPNVMSGACAIPIPLFSRKDQGVYKAVIGDQRGKDTSTYDISGQVFDDIINALARIAGESASELVLQCTPEGIRLQCYMNYYTEEMKTVWKHKESKIASSEKMRIGGTAEMAWMQICDPSDKEKGLYTIEISDGVKTHARTFDLSGQAYTDAYEEYLRLKAAAFAEKNRGRVLGGLPDVVTIMEDKSLSLTCTVWGEPTPEVTWFKNEQEVVSNEHTKITFDGGKFSSIVINQVTPEDSGKYSINVRNKYGGEFVEITVSVYRHGEQIPESKLGQPKMAKPAVIPASTTPTPAPSKSQTPAMSMKSPTPASTPKSPTPAPKSPTPAPKSPTPAPKSPTPAPKSPTPGLKSPTPAPKSPTPAPKSPTPAPKSPTPAPKSPGVKSPTPLAKSPTPAPSPKSPTPSVKSPTPSRFMKSPTPPRK from the exons ATGGCGGAACAAGCGTACACCATCCCGGTGTTCCGGCAGAG GACCAGCGAGGAGACAGGAGAGACGGAGGAGTACCTGCGAGTCAGCAAAAAAGTGGAAAAGGGCTTGGCTGCCATCCAGGAGGAACTCCACAGAATGAGGATCTCCACCAAGGCTCAAGTGGATAGTCTGGCCATCGAGAAAGAG GTGAAAGAGAAGATGTACAGGAGAGTGGATTTGCTGGAGGAAATCCCCCGCATGCCCGATTTCATCGTGGCTTTGCGCCCTCACACCGTGTGGGAGAAGATGTCCGTCAAACTCTTCTGCACCGTGCTGGGAACCCCCATGCCCGTCGTTAAATG GTACAAAGGAGGCGTCCCGGTGGACCCTCTGAGTACTCCCGGAAAGTACAAGATTGACAGCAAGTATGGAGTCCACAGTTTGATCATTAGCAG GTGTGCAGTGAGCGACTCTGCGGATTACAGCGCCGTGGCCACCAACCCCCACGGCACCGCCACCAGCGCGGCCACCGTCGCCGTCAGGA gcgcAAGTGGAGGCGGATGGGCCAGCCAGATCGGTCTAA TCCCCCATCTGAGCGGAAGCCACTTCAGCAAACTGGAGGTGAGCCTGGTGCATTGTTTCCCGGTCACCTTCGGCACGGAGGGCGAGTCGGCCagtctgctgtgcaccctggtgGTGGTCCCCGACCTCCCCAACCTGCCCCCCTTCGTCGAGTGGTACCGAGACG AAAAACTTTTGGAACCCGGCCCCCTGGTGGACATGTCGGTGGTCGGCAGCGTGGCCCGCCTGGTTCTGCCCCAACTGGCTAAGGACGACGAGGGCCTGTACACCATCCGCGTCTACACCAAAGACGGCACCTCCGAGCACTGCGCCTACCTCTTTGTGTCAG ACGCCGCCGTGCCGGTGGCCGGCGCCCCCGGAGCCCCCATGAGCGTCAAGGCTTACGACATCAACTCGGACTACATCCTGGTCGCCTGGAAACCGCCCAACACCGTCAACGAGGCGGCCATCGTCGGCTACTTTGTGGACAG GTGTGAGGTGGGCAGCGACTCTTGGGTGCAATGCAACGACGCCCCGGTGAAGGTGTGTAAGTACCCAGTCCACGGGCTGAAGGAGGGCCACTCGTACCGCTTCCGGGTGCGCGCCGTGAACAGCGCCGGCATCAGCAGGGCCTCCCGACCCTCCGACAGAGTCACGGCCCTGGACGCCGCCGAGAGCGCCAAGCTGGAAGGTAGCGCCGAAG GCGTGGCGTCCGCTCCCGGCCAACCGGTCGCCACCCGGAACACCAAGTCGTCCGTTTTCGTCCAATGGGAAGCGCCCAAGCACGGACAGCAAGGCCTGATGGGATACTACATCGACGCTCGTGCGGTGGGCAGCAAGGACTGGTTTGCCTGCAACCACAAACCCTTCAAACTCAACAG GTTTGTGGTGCACGGCCTAACGCCAGGGGAGACCTACGTCTTCCGGGTGCAAGCCGTCAATGTCTTCGGACTAAGCGAAGAGTCCCAGGAATCGGGACCCATCGCAGTGGAGCCGGCGCTGG CCACCCCCAGCGCCCCTTACGGCATCAGCCTGCTGAACTGCGACGGCTCCTCCATGACGGTGTCCTGGAGCAGCCCCAAGAGCTGCGGCGGCTCCAAGATCAGCGCCTACTACGTGGACCGGCGGGATGTCGAAACTCTGGTCTGGAAGGAGGTCAACGTGGGTCCCATCGTGGACCGAGTGTGCACG GTGGATAACCTGACGGAGGGAACCTTCTACGAGTTCAAAGTTCAAGCGGCCAACGTGGCAGGCGTGGGCGTGCCTTCGGCCCCCGGTCTCCCGATGAAGTGTGAAGCTTGGACCATGGAGCAGCCAG GTCCAGCGTATGACCTGACCTTCAGCGAGGTCCGTAGTCATTCCCTGGTCCTGGTTTGGAAAGCTCCGGTCTACACAGGGGCAAGCGCCGTCTCCGGGTACTTTGTGGACATGGCCAAGAAGGGCTCGTGCGATTTTGTCGCCCTGAATGAGAACGCTATCAGCCAGCGCTACATGCAG GTAAGCGGTCTGGAGGAGGGCGAGTGGTACGTGTTCCGGGTTCGCACCGTCAACGCTCACGGCATCGGGAGAGCTTCCTTGGTGACCGAGGCCGTCTGCGCCAGACCTCCCCCAG GCACCAAGGAGATCGTGGCCGGCGTGGATGAGGAAACGGGTGACATCTTCCTGTCTCTGGAGGCCAGCGACATCAGCCAGACCTCCGCCTTCGTGTGGTCCAAGAACTACAAGCCCATCGGGGAATGCCCTCGCGTCAACGTCACCACCAAAGGACGCAC TTCCCGACTGAGTTTCCTGAACCCCGACAAAGATGACCTGGGACGTTACTCCGTGCTGGTCACCGACACCGACGGCGTTTCCGCCAGCCACACTCTCACCGAGGATG CACTCAACGCCATGCTGGAGCTGAGCCATGCTATCAGAAATCCCA TCGTCCCGCTCAAGCACGGCCTGAACTACGAGGTCCTGGAAAAAGGCCACGTGCGCTTCTGGGTCCAGGCCGTCCAGCTCACGCCCGCCGTGACCTACAGGTTCGTCGTCAACGACAAGGAGGTGACCAGCGGCAAAGAG GGCCATAAGATAAGCCACGACGCGTCCACGGGCGTCATCCAGATGATCGTAGACAATTTCACCCGAGAGAGCGAGGGCACTTACACGGTCCAGATCCACGACGGCAAGGCCAAGACGCAGAGTTCCCTGGTCCTGGTCGGAGATG TCTTCCTGGCTGCTCTGAAGGAAGCCGAGTTCCAGAGGCGAGAATACGTCAGGAAGCAAG GTGCGCATTTCTCCGAGTCTCTGGGTTTCGCCGTGACGGAGGACTGCACAGTGATGCTGGCCTGCAAG GTGGCCAACGTGAAAAAGGAGACCACCTTCCAGTGGTACAAAGAAGACACGGAGATGGTTCCGGAAACCCCCCCCAACGTCATGTCGGGAGCCTGCGCTATCCCCATCCCGCTG TTTTCCAGGAAGGATCAAGGTGTCTACAAGGCTGTGATTGGAGACCAGCGTGGAAAGGACACGTCCACCTATGACATTTCCGGACAAG tctttgatgacatcatcaacgcCCTCGCTAGGATCGCCG GCGAATCGGCCTCCGAGCTGGTGCTTCAGTGTACTCCGGAGGGTATTCGTCTGCAATGCTACATGAACTACTACACGGAAGAGATGAAGACCGTGTGGAAACACAA GGAGAGCAAGATCGCCTCCTCGGAGAAGATGAGAATCGGCGGCACGGCCGAGATGGCCTGGATGCAGATCTGCGACCCGTCCGACAAGGAGAAGGGGCTGTACACCATCGAGATCTCCGACGGTGTCAAGACCCACGCCAGGACCTTTGACCTGTCCGGACAAG CGTACACCGACGCCTACGAGGAGTACCTGAGACTAAA GGCTGCTGCTTTTGCGGAGAAAA ATCGCGGCCGTGTGCTGGGCGGCCTGCCCGACGTGGTCACTATCATGGAGGATAAG TCCCTGAGCCTGACTTGCACCGTGTGGGGCGAGCCCACCCCTGAGGTGACCTGGTTCAAGAATGAACAGGAGGTGGTCTCCAACGAGCACACCAAGATCACTTTCGACGGCGGAAAGTTCTCCAGTATAGTCATCAACCAGGTGACGCCCGAAGACTCGGGCAAGTATAGCATCAACGTGCGCAACAAGTACGGCGGCGAGTTTGTGGAAATCACCGTCAGCGTGTACCGGCACGGAGAGCAGATCCCAGAGTCGAAGCTGGGCCAACCCAAGATGGCCAAGCCCGCCGTCATCCCGGCCTCCACGACGCCCACCCCCGCCCCGTCTAAATCCCAGACCCCAGCCATGTCCATGAAGAGCCCCACCCCTGCCTCCACCCCCAAATCCCCGACCCCGGCCCCCAAATCCCCAACCCCGGCTCCCAAATCCCCAACCCCAGCTCCCAAGTCTCCCACTCCAGCCCCCAAATCCCCAACCCCAGGCCTAAAATCTCCTACTCCAGCTCCCAAATCTCCCACCCCAGCCCCAAAGTCTCCCACCCCAGCTCCAAAGTCTCCCACTCCGGCCCCCAAATCTCCAGGCGTTAAGTCTCCAACACCATTAGCAAAGTCCCCCACCCCTGCCCCTAGTCCTAAATCCCCGACCCCCAGTGTCAAATCGCCCACTCCATCAAGATTCATGAAGTCTCCGACCCCACCCAGGAAGTAG